TCCTGGCCAGGAGGATGATCGCCAGATTCAAAAACCACTACCAGATACCCATGGATGAATTCGCGGGATCGTTCCTGGACTACCCTTCGCTGGCCGATTTTTTCATCCGTCCATTTGACCCGCAAAAGAGGCCTTTGCCCGCGGACGGAAGATTCATCCTTTCCCCGGCCGACGGCCAATTGAGCGAGCTGGAGTTCATCACCAGCGACTGCGCCACCCAGGTCAAGGGGAAAACCTATCCGCTCGGCCGTTTTTTGGCCGCGGACATCGATTTTTCGCCAGGCTGGCACCTGGCCATCATTTACCTGTCGCCGCGCAATTACCACCGCTACCACTATCCGGTTTCAGGCCGTATCAGCGGCTGTTTTCACGGCGGCAACCGTTTGTTCCCGGTCAATGCTTTCTCCTGCGCCAACGTCCGGAAACTCTTTATCAAAAACGAGCGCCTGATAACGCGAATCGAATTGAAGGGGAGTTCATTATATGTGGCGGCGGTGGGCGCCACTTTCGTGGGCAGCATCGTCATGGCCTATCTGCCCGACGGCCTGCCCGCCAAAAACGAATGGCGCGAACTTGACATCCCGGTGACGCAGATGGCCGAGATGGGGCGCTTCAATATGGGATCGACCATCATCATGGCAATCCCGGCCGCCCTGGTCGAAGCGGCGGTCGCCGAAAAAGGAGAGCCGGTTCGCGTCGGCGACCCCATATTTAAAATCAGAAGCTGAAGAGGTTAACGGTATCCGGCCCGGTTCAGGTCGGCCAGTGAGGCGAAGGGGTGGGCCGGATGCAGGTAGCCGGCCAGGAACTTGTAGATCTTCAAGCGGATCTCCTTGGCCAGCCTGGTATCGATGCGGTCGAAGCTGTGGCCGCCCGGGGCATCCTTGAATATTTCATACTCGAATTTTTTCCCCTCCACTTTCAGGGCTTGGATCAAATGTTCGACCTCGATCGAGTACACGTCATCGTCGTTGGTGTTGGTGTGGATCAGGAGCGGCGTCTGCAGCTTCTTGACGTGCCAGACCGGCGAACGGCGCTGGTATTCCTTCACGTCCTCGTTGACTGTTTTTCCGATGTGGTAAGGGGCTGCGAACTCTTCGGGATAATCGGGGCTCTGATAGCCCAGGCGCATGACCAGGTCGCTGACCGGGACGCCGGCGAATGCCGCCTGGTAATCGTCGGGATGTTCGAAAATATTCATCAGGGCGATCAGGCCGCCGTGGCTCCAGCCGATAAGCCCGACGCGCGCGCCGTCGACAAATTCATAGTTTTCGACCATGTAGGCGCGGCTGGCGTGGCAGTCGTCGATTTCACGTCCGCCGTAATCAATTCTCTCATAAAAGCCCTGGCCATAGCCGGTACTGCCGCGGTATTCGGGGGCGACCACCACATAGCCCTGGGCCATCAGTTCGCGGATGATGTGGGTATGGTAGGTGGTGAAGTTGGCGTGGACGCCGCCATGGGGCAGCACCAGCAGCGGATATTTGCGGCCGCAGTCGATGCCCTTGGGAATAAAAATGTAGGACCAGAATTTCACCGGGTTTTGGGCGCCCATGGCGGTCGGGTTTTTGATGTTGGCCGGCGGCGGCCCGTACTGGAACACCTTGTCGATCACGGCAACGTCGCCGACCTTGTTGTACCAGAGAATATCGTCGACGGCTTTTTCCAGCTGGTCCAGGCGGTGATCCAGCGCTTCAAAACGCCGCTCGATCATTTTTTGCACCGAAGCATCGTCGCTTTCGCCCTTGCTCAGGGCCGCCAGCGGCAGCAGCAAAGCAAGCAGGCTTAATCCCAGAAGCGCCAATCGATCGTATGAATGGGTTTTTTTGAACATTTTATTTCTCCCGAAAATTGAATTCATCGAAGCCGGGGTCCGCGTAAAATCCGGGCCGGCAGATTGATCAATGCCCGGAGCAGTTCAAAAACACCCTCGACGGTAATGCCCAGCAAACGGAAAGGCAGCGCCAGGAGCCAAATCAACGGATAGAACAAAATGGCCAGCAAAGCCAGCGGCCAGCAGATCACCAGCAATATCAGCCAAAGCAGGAATTTACTCATGAGAATCTCCTTGACTTCAATCCGTTCGCGGCCAAATGGGGGAAACCTCCGCTTGGGACCGTCTTAGGGATTTTTTTATCATACTGTGATAAAATTTACAAACGCCAATGGCTAAGCCAGTTTCAATCCAGAACCTGTTGCCCGGAAAACTGAGTGCCGGAGTCAACCTTTTTCTTGGAATCAGCGCTGGCCGGGACAGACTTTTGGCGGAGTTTATTGCCCAACAATTGGCCGCCATCCGCTCAGGCCACAGCCAGTCCATGCCTCCCAGCTTCGCTTGGACCCGCAAGCTGTACAATTCCCTGCGCATCGATCCGACACGCCATCGGCCTTCATCGGAAGCCCTGTGGCGCCGGCTCCACGGCAAAAATGATTTTCCTGCCGTCAACCCTCTGGTTGACCTGACCAACCTGCTTTCGCTCCGCTTCCAGATTTGCTTCGGGTTGTACGACCTAGCCCAGGTCCAAGGCCCGATCGTGATCACCCTGGGCGATGAGAACGACCGCTACCAGGGCATCGGCAAGGAGATCCTGAATTTCAACGGCCGGATCGTCCTCCGTGATGAGCTTGGCGCATTCGGCAACCCTTCAGCCGATTCCATGCGAACCAGCGTCAGGGAAAACAGCCGGGACATCGGCCAGGTGCTTTTCTTTCATCCCGGAGACCCCCTAAAGGGAGAAATAATGGCCGAAACCCAGGCCGCGTTCAATATGTTTTTTGCCATCGGCGCCAGGCAAACTTTTTTATTGGAAACAAACAACAGTCAAGGGATTTTCCCTAAGGAGAGCCATGCAAAACCAGCGCATCACAGACTCGGTTGCTGAACTTGGGCTGAAAACCGTCATCACTCCGGGCACGGTCATTAGCGGTGAAATCCGCGGCCAGGGCGATCTGCTTTTGGAGGGCCAATTGACCGGGAACATCGATATCGATGGATTGCTGTTCATCGGCAAAAAGGGCAGTTTCAAAGGCGAAGCGCAAATCGCCAACATGGTCATCGAAGGCCGGGTCGAAGGACAGATCCGGGCCAACGACAAGATCGAAATCAGGAGCAGCGGGTACATCCTGGGGAATATCGTTTGTCAAAAAATAGCCATCGCCGAAGGCGCCTTTTTCGATGGCAAGATCAAAACCAGCAAAGGCAAAACCTTGACCCCCGAGTATTTCGTTGAAAAAAGAAAAGACCTGCAGAACGGCCAGGAATCGCAATAGCGGCTTTTTTTTATTTTTGCCAATGCAGCCCGGCCACGAATCCCCCCCGGGCCGGGAAGATATAGAATCCGGCCGCGCTTCGCCGCCGGCCGAAGATCCAGCGGTTGATTTTCTTGAAAGGATTGAGATAGTACAGGAAATAATTTCCCCAGCGCCGGTCTCCAAGGGAGATTCTTTTTTCCCCGCTGTCGGAAAGCGGATCGAGAACATAAATCGCGGCCAGCGAACCGCACAGATCGGCAAGCAGATCCTTGCCCGAGGGGAGCCACATGCTGCCTTCGATCACATATTCCCAGACGATATTCACCGCCTGGCTGAAAAAGAGCGCCCCGCCGTTGCTGTAGCCGCGTTCTTTCAAATACAGGCCCAGCCCGGCAAAACTGAGCGGATGCCCGACATAGTTGATCCAGAAGCTGTTATGATCGCTTTTCCCTCCCAGGATGGCGCTGGTGATGGGGTTCCGGAAATTTCGCCAGACCCTGGCCAGCGACGCTTCGTGAAATATGCGCCGGCGCGTATCGGGAAGGACCAGCACGTAGACGCAGGTGACCGCGGAAACGATCGCCACGTCCTGCCAAAGGCTTATTTTCTCTTTGCCGCTCTCGGCCCGGAGGGGCAGGATCAGCGTAGCGGCCAGCAGAAGCAGCGAAAGTTTTTTCCCCATGCCATCCTATTTTAGCACAAAAAAAGGCAGCGCCGTTACCCTTGACTTTTACTCGCCATGGGGTTAAACTGACAAATCTAGTCTGGCCAAGCTGAGAAATTCCATAAATCAAGGATTATTATGACCGAAAACAAAACTGCCGCTACGAACAAAAATGAAAGTTTTGCCGACCTGCTGAACGCCTCCATGCCCGCGGCGATCACGATCAAGGTCGGCGAAGTGACCGAAGGCAAAGTCATTTCCATCGGCAAGGAAAACATTTTTTTGGATTTGGGGGCGCGCGCCGAGGGCATGCTCGCCAGGGAGGAGTGCATGATCGACGGCCGCTTGACCGTGAAGGAAGACGACTCGGTCCAGGTGCTGGTCAGCGCCTTCAGGGAAGGCATATTCCACTGCACCAGTCGCTTGCGGCAAACCGGCGCCAGCGAGTCGCGGCAAAACAGGGAATCTCCGTCCCGGCTGCTGCTGCAAGAAGCTTTCAATAAGGGTCTACCGGTGGAAGGCAAGGTGAAATCCCTGCAGAAGGGCGGTTTTGAGGTCCATGTCCTCGGTCAAAAAGCGTTCTGCCCGATATCCCAGATCGAAAAAAATTACTGCCAAAATCCGGAAATTCATCTCGATAAAACCTATACATTCCTGGTCATGCAATACGAGGAAGACGGTCGCAACATCGTGGTCGGACGCAAGGAATTGCTCCAGTCGGCGGAGCGGGAGCGATCCCGACAGCGCTGGTTGGAGCTTCAGGCCGGCCAGGTACATGAAGGAACCGTGATTTCCGTGCATGACTACGGCGCGTTCGTCGACATCGGCGGCGTCGAGGGGCTGTTGCATGTTTCGGAAATCTCCCACCAGAAAACTCCAAGCGCCCAGGCCGCGCTGAGCGTCGGGCAGAAACTGAACGTGGTCATCATCAAGCTGGACCAGGAAACGAGAAAAATTTCCCTGAGCCTTAAGGCCTTGCAAGCCGATCCCTGGGTTGCCGCCGGCGAAACCGTCGCCGTGGGTAAGGAATTTCCAGGCGTGGTCCTGCGCTTGAAACCGTTCGGCGCCTTCGTTGAATTGTTTCCCGGAGTGGTCGGGCTGTTGCATATATCGCAACTGGGAGCCGACCGCCGCGTCGCCCATCCCAAGGAAATCCTCGCCATCGGCCAGACGGTCAATGTCCGCGTCTTGGCCGTCGACCTGGCGAAAAAAACGATCTCGCTCACCATGGAGGAAGCCGCGGTGGATTACGGCAACGAGCTTGTCCGGCTCAAGAAAAAGCAGGAAGAGGATTTGAACGCCAAAGCTGGGACGATGGCCGCCCTGTTGGATTCGGCAATCGTCGGGAAAGACGTTTCCACCAGCTAAAAAATATTTCCCTTTTTCAGCCCCGAGCGGGCGTAAATCAGGCGCATGATCTCGGTGGCCGTTTCCTCGATCGACTTGTAGGTAACATCAAGGATCGGCCATTGCCCATGCTCGAACAAGCGCATGGCGAACAGCACTTCGCGGCGAATTTGCTCGATGTCGGTGTAACTGGAAAACGACTCGTTTCTCAGCCTCATCTGCCGCTGGCAGCGGATCACCTCCAGCCGCCTGGGGTTGATGGTCAAGGCGATGATTTTCCTTTGGTCGATATGATGCAATTCTTCCGGCAATTCCTCATTCATGACGACCGGGATATTGGCTACTTTCCAACCGCGGTAGGACAAATAAATGCTGACCGGCGTCTTCGACGTGCGCGAAACACCCAGCAGGACGATTTCGGCGCCGGCGATGCTGGACAGCCCAATGCCGTCATCGTGCTTGATGGTGAAATCGACCGCCTCGATGCGCTTGAAATAGTCGCTGTCCAGCTGGCGGAAAAGTCCGGGCTTGGCCAAGGGTGAAATTTCCAGCAAGTCGGACAACCGGGTCAACACCGGCCCCAGGATATCCACGGTGGGCACACCGTTCATGCGGCCCAATTCCGTTATTTTCTGCCGCAGCTTGGGCGAGGCCATGGTGTAGATGATCACACCGTTTGCCGTCGAGGCGCGCTGGAAGATATCATGGACTTTTTTCAAGGTGCGAACATTGGAAAAGGTCTCCAGGATGATCTGCGTGGTGGTGAACTGGGTCAGCGCCGCCTGGACCACCGTTTCACAGGTCTTCCCGGTGGCATCGGATACGGCGAAAACATAGCGCTTGAACTCTTTGCCGGACTGAACCATGGCCGAACAGTAAAGCCAAGCCGTTGAAAAGTCAACCTGCCGGGCACTCCCGCTTCCCCCGTCTATTTGAACAAAATTCACTATATCTGCTATAATAGAACAACATGTTTAAATTCATCATTCGCAAAATATTCGGCACCCAAACTGAACGCGATTTAAAGCGCCTTCGTCCCAGCGTCATCCGCATCAACGAACTCGAACCCGCCATGCGCCAGATGAGCGACGACCAGCTGCGCGCCAAGACGGACGAATTC
Above is a genomic segment from Candidatus Aminicenantes bacterium containing:
- a CDS encoding DUF3943 domain-containing protein translates to MGKKLSLLLLAATLILPLRAESGKEKISLWQDVAIVSAVTCVYVLVLPDTRRRIFHEASLARVWRNFRNPITSAILGGKSDHNSFWINYVGHPLSFAGLGLYLKERGYSNGGALFFSQAVNIVWEYVIEGSMWLPSGKDLLADLCGSLAAIYVLDPLSDSGEKRISLGDRRWGNYFLYYLNPFKKINRWIFGRRRSAAGFYIFPARGGFVAGLHWQK
- a CDS encoding polymer-forming cytoskeletal protein; this translates as MQNQRITDSVAELGLKTVITPGTVISGEIRGQGDLLLEGQLTGNIDIDGLLFIGKKGSFKGEAQIANMVIEGRVEGQIRANDKIEIRSSGYILGNIVCQKIAIAEGAFFDGKIKTSKGKTLTPEYFVEKRKDLQNGQESQ
- a CDS encoding prolyl oligopeptidase family serine peptidase; translation: MFKKTHSYDRLALLGLSLLALLLPLAALSKGESDDASVQKMIERRFEALDHRLDQLEKAVDDILWYNKVGDVAVIDKVFQYGPPPANIKNPTAMGAQNPVKFWSYIFIPKGIDCGRKYPLLVLPHGGVHANFTTYHTHIIRELMAQGYVVVAPEYRGSTGYGQGFYERIDYGGREIDDCHASRAYMVENYEFVDGARVGLIGWSHGGLIALMNIFEHPDDYQAAFAGVPVSDLVMRLGYQSPDYPEEFAAPYHIGKTVNEDVKEYQRRSPVWHVKKLQTPLLIHTNTNDDDVYSIEVEHLIQALKVEGKKFEYEIFKDAPGGHSFDRIDTRLAKEIRLKIYKFLAGYLHPAHPFASLADLNRAGYR
- a CDS encoding kinase/pyrophosphorylase is translated as MVQSGKEFKRYVFAVSDATGKTCETVVQAALTQFTTTQIILETFSNVRTLKKVHDIFQRASTANGVIIYTMASPKLRQKITELGRMNGVPTVDILGPVLTRLSDLLEISPLAKPGLFRQLDSDYFKRIEAVDFTIKHDDGIGLSSIAGAEIVLLGVSRTSKTPVSIYLSYRGWKVANIPVVMNEELPEELHHIDQRKIIALTINPRRLEVIRCQRQMRLRNESFSSYTDIEQIRREVLFAMRLFEHGQWPILDVTYKSIEETATEIMRLIYARSGLKKGNIF
- a CDS encoding phenylalanine--tRNA ligase beta subunit-related protein → MAKPVSIQNLLPGKLSAGVNLFLGISAGRDRLLAEFIAQQLAAIRSGHSQSMPPSFAWTRKLYNSLRIDPTRHRPSSEALWRRLHGKNDFPAVNPLVDLTNLLSLRFQICFGLYDLAQVQGPIVITLGDENDRYQGIGKEILNFNGRIVLRDELGAFGNPSADSMRTSVRENSRDIGQVLFFHPGDPLKGEIMAETQAAFNMFFAIGARQTFLLETNNSQGIFPKESHAKPAHHRLGC
- the asd gene encoding archaetidylserine decarboxylase (Phosphatidylserine decarboxylase is synthesized as a single chain precursor. Generation of the pyruvoyl active site from a Ser is coupled to cleavage of a Gly-Ser bond between the larger (beta) and smaller (alpha chains). It is an integral membrane protein.) produces the protein MKKISAPFSRLFLACISMPLLSRLWGKLMRLRRPRFLARRMIARFKNHYQIPMDEFAGSFLDYPSLADFFIRPFDPQKRPLPADGRFILSPADGQLSELEFITSDCATQVKGKTYPLGRFLAADIDFSPGWHLAIIYLSPRNYHRYHYPVSGRISGCFHGGNRLFPVNAFSCANVRKLFIKNERLITRIELKGSSLYVAAVGATFVGSIVMAYLPDGLPAKNEWRELDIPVTQMAEMGRFNMGSTIIMAIPAALVEAAVAEKGEPVRVGDPIFKIRS
- a CDS encoding S1 RNA-binding domain-containing protein yields the protein MTENKTAATNKNESFADLLNASMPAAITIKVGEVTEGKVISIGKENIFLDLGARAEGMLAREECMIDGRLTVKEDDSVQVLVSAFREGIFHCTSRLRQTGASESRQNRESPSRLLLQEAFNKGLPVEGKVKSLQKGGFEVHVLGQKAFCPISQIEKNYCQNPEIHLDKTYTFLVMQYEEDGRNIVVGRKELLQSAERERSRQRWLELQAGQVHEGTVISVHDYGAFVDIGGVEGLLHVSEISHQKTPSAQAALSVGQKLNVVIIKLDQETRKISLSLKALQADPWVAAGETVAVGKEFPGVVLRLKPFGAFVELFPGVVGLLHISQLGADRRVAHPKEILAIGQTVNVRVLAVDLAKKTISLTMEEAAVDYGNELVRLKKKQEEDLNAKAGTMAALLDSAIVGKDVSTS